The following is a genomic window from Paenibacillus sp. FSL R5-0766.
TCCCATATGCTAAAGCAGCTATGAGTTCACCATCTTTAATAAATGCGGCACTTATTGCTGTTGCATTTTTATTTACTTTAGCATCCAATAATTCTTTCATTTTCCCCGCTAAATCCACTCTAGTCCCAACTAAACTCATGTTTACCTCCATGCTTTTATATAAATATATCACCAGTTAAGTTTACTCTTAGGTTGCGTTAAGCCATAAAAAATCAGATGCAAAACACCAGAAAATCTAACAAAGTGATTCGAAAACATGTTAAATACTTCAAATAGTAATATATTCAGCTTTTACTATAGATTTAAAAAGGAACTTTTTCTAAGCGTTCCTTTTTCATTGCTTTTGAGCCAATATTTTGTTAATTATAGAAACGGCAATATCCACTCTTCCAATCACTACTTCAGTATTTAAAATGATACCATCCGGATTATACTCAAGCATTTTTGTCACATCTATAATTTCTGCAGGGTTAGGAATCACGTTTTTTGCTAATGATTGCAGAATTCCAGTAGCGAAATACAATTTTTTGTTTAGATTTCTTGTACTCTTAGCAATTTGTTCTTGAAACTGGTAAAGATTATTATAATCAGCGTAAAGCCTAAGATCTCCTCTTCCTATCATGATGTTTGAATGGCATGCAATGTCGTCAATGTTTAAAACAGAATTTTGAGTCTCAATTTTACTTATGATTTCGAAATCAGGTGTCTTGTTACCCAGAAACTCGAGCACATCGGTAGAATTCATCACAAACGACAAAGCAATGCTATCAGGATTAACTACCTCAGTAATTTCTCTGTATGTATTCAGCAATTGGCTTTTCATTAATTTTCCAATGGAGATAGATTTTCCAGTATAAATTATGCATGAATTTTTAGCTCTCACAACAATATGATCTGTATGTACTTCTTCTACCACCCAAACACCTTCACCATCAGAGTAATATATGGTTTCTCCAATGCTTAATTCTAAAACACGAGAATCATCGACGAAAATAGTATTTGACGAATTTATTGATATTTTAAACAAGTCTTCTGGCTTTACAGTATAAACACCAGCCTCGTTATTTAGATACAAACGTGGTTTCTTATATGGAAATGGGAAGTCTAGCATAATTCTAATGGAATGTTTTTGCTTTAATTTAGCTATTTCGATAGCTCGTTCATGTAGTTCATTTAAATCGTCGTATTTGGCTAAATTAAAGCGCAAACTATTTATACCCTGACGTAATAGCTCTTCAATTTG
Proteins encoded in this region:
- a CDS encoding pyruvate kinase, with protein sequence MDIIATIGRIHVGNALDAQIEELLRQGINSLRFNLAKYDDLNELHERAIEIAKLKQKHSIRIMLDFPFPYKKPRLYLNNEAGVYTVKPEDLFKISINSSNTIFVDDSRVLELSIGETIYYSDGEGVWVVEEVHTDHIVVRAKNSCIIYTGKSISIGKLMKSQLLNTYREITEVVNPDSIALSFVMNSTDVLEFLGNKTPDFEIISKIETQNSVLNIDDIACHSNIMIGRGDLRLYADYNNLYQFQEQIAKSTRNLNKKLYFATGILQSLAKNVIPNPAEIIDVTKMLEYNPDGIILNTEVVIGRVDIAVSIINKILAQKQ